A portion of the Cryptomeria japonica chromosome 5, Sugi_1.0, whole genome shotgun sequence genome contains these proteins:
- the LOC131043441 gene encoding F-box/WD-40 repeat-containing protein At5g21040 produces MNLSYLGTANEGVITLPITNILVFMESEDQNIVKLCPNFLDLPPVIISEIFKHLGPKELSQVSCVCTLFFKLSLDCLSWKDFYCHRWQLPHFTHPQTKTWRELYMDRHTGSKAFMGSYTIDSLYGHMEGGVKTVRIVPCLNLIITGGYDRIVKIWNLEEALPIMSSRPLDCTIRDIEADVSILVVGGDDSSIRCWRAATEGISMNNVFDICKESCEICLWGHTGPVICLGLDGQRIYSGSWDMSIRVWDRESMKCVKVLMHMDWVWSLVVRGPRVFSASGSDVYTWDVESGEQMRVRCRVHLGQAYSVQCSQSGEFLFTGGEDGVIHMFDERSGNSGGQEEKAPVASWVPHSGPIYALAFEDPWLVSASGDGKLAVMDVRKHAISTADCSEANMEKKFHLLSKQTSENKLQHIESPQRMFHGFHRNLYSVDIGAERIVCGGEEKFVKIWDFSQALEIERRVQASRIIQFDNSKRKKKQGASPYKGKQPEACNILANRNNKYVAGSRVWQKGNHRNKVKMETIESQYS; encoded by the exons ATGAATCTCAGTTATTTAGGTACTGCGAATGAGGGTGTTATAACATTACCCATCACAAATATCCTAGTTTTTATGGAATCTGAAGATCAAAATATAGTAAAACTATGTCCCAATTTCCTGGATCTCCCCCCAGTAATAATCTCAGAGATTTTTAAGCATCTAGGTCCTAaagaattatcccaagtatcctgtGTTTGTACTCTATTCTTCAAGCTCTCATTGGATTGCCTCTCATGGAAGGACTTTTACTGCCACAGATGGCAGTTGCCCCACTTTACTCACCCACAAACGAAAACATGGAGGGAACTCTACATGGACAGACATACTGGCAGCAAAGCTTTCATGGGGAGCTACACAATAGACAGCCTCTATGGTCACATGGAAGGAGGAGTCAAAACTGTGCGCATAGTTCCATGCCTTAATCTAATAATTACAGGAGGCTATGATAGGATAGTGAAAATTTGGAACCTGGAGGAAGCCCTGCCAATTATGAGCTCAAGGCCTCTTGATTGCACAATCAGAGACATTGAAGCAGATGTGAGTATTCTTGTAGTTGGTGGTGATGACTCATCTATAAGATGCTGGAGAGCTGCAACAGAGGGAATTTCGATgaataatgtttttgatatttgTAAGGAAAGCTGTGAAATTTGCTTGTGGGGACACACTGGGCCTGTTATTTGCCTTGGGCTGGATGGTCAAAGAATATATAGTGGATCTTGGGACATGAGCATTAGGGTGTGGGATAGAGAGTCTATGAAGTGTGTTAAGGTATTGATGCATATGGATTGGGTGTGGTCATTGGTTGTTAGGGGTCCCAGGGTTTTTAGCGCTTCCGGGAGTGATGTCTATACTTGGGATGTGGAGAGTGGGGAACAGATGAGGGTAAGGTGTAGGGTCCATTTGGGTCAGGCTTATTCTGTGCAATGTAGTCAATCAGGTGAGTTTTTGTTCACTGGAGGGGAGGATGGGGTTATTCATATGTTTGATGAACGTTCTGGAAACTCAGGAGGACAAGAAGAAAAGGCACCTGTGGCCTCTTGGGTTCCTCATTCCGGCCCTATTTATGCTCTTGCATTTGAGGATCCATGGCTTGTTTCTGCATCTGGAGATGGCAAATTAGCTGTGATGGATGTCAGGAAACATGCCATATCAACTGCAGATTGCAG TGAGGCAAATATGGAGAAAAAATTTCACCTCCTGTCAAAGCAAACGTCAGAAAATAAACTGCAGCATATAGAATCCCCACAGCGTATGTTCCATGGGTTCCACAGAAATTTGTACTCAGTAGACATTGGTGCGGAGAGAATTGTTTGTGGAGGAGAGGAGAAATTTGTGAAGATATGGGATTTCTCACAGGCACTTGAGATAGAAAGGAGAGTGCAGGCCTCAAGAATCATCCAATTTGATAATTCAAAGAggaagaaaaagcaaggtgcttcTCCCTACAAAGGAAAGCAGCCAGAAGCTTGTAACATATTAGCCAATAGAAACAATAAATATGTGGCTGGAAGTCGAGTCTGGCAAAAGGGCAATCATAGAAACAAAGTTAAAATGGAGACTATTGAGAGTCAATACTCATGA